Proteins encoded in a region of the Candidatus Nitrospira nitrificans genome:
- a CDS encoding DoxX family protein, whose protein sequence is MTDTILYLIPRTAVLGAVLLTGHLGGAAATHVSAGQDCSKSSFPSCSALRERPLLRGLASTATRQLGDYPWEKLGVDIYMTNGYALMHEDDN, encoded by the coding sequence TTGACAGATACCATTCTCTATCTGATTCCACGGACTGCGGTTCTCGGTGCCGTCCTGTTGACGGGCCATTTAGGCGGCGCCGCGGCTACCCATGTAAGCGCCGGACAAGACTGTTCGAAGTCTTCTTTCCCGTCCTGTTCGGCGCTGCGCGAACGCCCTCTCTTGCGGGGATTAGCCAGCACAGCGACGAGGCAACTCGGTGACTATCCATGGGAGAAACTGGGCGTTGACATCTATATGACCAATGGATATGCTTTGATGCATGAGGACGACAATTAA
- a CDS encoding type II toxin-antitoxin system VapC family toxin, with translation MILPDVNVLVYAHRHDSARHSDYRGWLNQILRSDAAFGISDLVLSGFLRIVTHPRIFGDPTPLNVAMEFAVSVREHPNAVTLTPGERHWEIFQRLCREANAKGNLVADAYLAALAIETGAEWITTDRDYARFPGLRWRHPFN, from the coding sequence TTGATACTGCCCGACGTTAATGTTCTCGTATATGCCCACCGGCACGATTCGGCGCGCCATTCAGATTACCGAGGTTGGCTGAACCAGATTCTCAGATCGGATGCGGCTTTCGGGATTTCGGATCTGGTACTGAGCGGGTTCCTCCGAATTGTGACCCATCCGCGAATCTTCGGCGATCCGACTCCTCTTAACGTCGCTATGGAATTTGCCGTGTCGGTACGTGAGCATCCCAACGCGGTGACATTGACGCCCGGCGAGCGACATTGGGAAATCTTCCAACGCTTATGTCGTGAGGCGAATGCGAAGGGCAACCTCGTCGCCGATGCGTACTTGGCCGCTCTCGCCATTGAGACCGGTGCGGAGTGGATTACGACAGACCGCGACTACGCGCGGTTTCCGGGTCTGCGGTGGAGACATCCTTTCAACTGA
- a CDS encoding DUF2191 domain-containing protein, whose product MTQIKKLAAASRSTVTGLIEDTLRESLARRRRSRRSGRVTLPTYGKKGPLPGVDIDDTASLLDVMESSVDTARR is encoded by the coding sequence ATGACGCAGATCAAGAAACTGGCGGCGGCATCCCGCTCCACGGTGACCGGTCTCATTGAAGATACTCTGCGTGAGAGCTTGGCAAGGCGCCGTCGCTCGCGGCGTTCAGGACGAGTAACTTTGCCGACATATGGGAAGAAAGGACCGCTTCCTGGGGTGGATATCGACGATACCGCCTCCCTGCTCGATGTGATGGAGTCATCTGTTGATACTGCCCGACGTTAA